From Phenylobacterium montanum, the proteins below share one genomic window:
- a CDS encoding 2-hydroxyacid dehydrogenase, producing MAARKPKVVVTRKLPDPVEARMGELFEVQLNLDDHAFSRAELALAVAEADVLVPTITDHIDAALLQQAGPNLKLIANFGAGVDNIDVAAANARGVTVTNTPGVLTEDTADMTIALIMASARRVVEGANLVQAGGFKGWAPTWMLGKRLKGARLGIIGMGRIGEAVARRARVFGMEVHYHNRRRVSPRIEEELGATYWESLDQMLARTDILTLHCPHTPATYHLMSARRLHMLPRHAIIVNTARGEVIDEASMADMLADGALGGAGLDVFEHEPSINPKLLKLPNVVLLPHMSSATVEGRIEMGGKVMINIQTFLDGHKPPDRVIPSML from the coding sequence ATGGCCGCCCGCAAGCCGAAAGTCGTCGTCACCCGCAAGCTGCCCGATCCCGTCGAGGCGCGCATGGGCGAGCTGTTCGAGGTTCAGCTCAATCTGGACGACCATGCCTTCAGCAGGGCGGAGCTGGCCCTGGCCGTGGCCGAGGCCGACGTCCTGGTGCCCACCATCACCGACCATATCGACGCGGCCCTGCTGCAGCAGGCGGGGCCGAACCTGAAGCTGATCGCCAATTTCGGCGCCGGGGTCGACAATATCGATGTGGCGGCGGCCAACGCCCGTGGCGTCACCGTCACCAACACCCCCGGCGTGCTGACCGAAGACACCGCCGACATGACCATCGCCCTGATCATGGCCTCGGCCCGGCGGGTGGTCGAAGGCGCCAACCTGGTCCAGGCCGGCGGCTTCAAGGGCTGGGCGCCCACCTGGATGCTGGGCAAGCGGCTGAAGGGCGCGCGGCTGGGCATCATCGGCATGGGCCGCATCGGCGAGGCGGTGGCCCGCCGCGCCCGGGTGTTCGGCATGGAGGTGCACTACCACAACCGCCGCCGGGTCAGCCCGCGGATCGAGGAAGAGCTGGGCGCGACGTACTGGGAGTCGCTGGACCAGATGCTGGCCCGCACCGACATCCTGACCCTGCACTGCCCGCACACGCCCGCCACCTATCACCTGATGTCGGCGCGGCGTCTGCACATGCTTCCCAGGCACGCCATCATCGTCAACACCGCCCGCGGCGAGGTGATCGACGAGGCCTCGATGGCCGACATGCTGGCCGACGGCGCCTTGGGCGGGGCCGGCCTGGACGTGTTCGAGCACGAGCCCTCGATCAATCCCAAGCTGCTCAAGCTGCCCAATGTGGTGCTGTTGCCGCACATGAGCTCGGCCACGGTCGAAGGCCGCATCGAAATGGGCGGCAAGGTGATGATCAATATCCAGACCTTCCTGGACGGCCACAAGCCGCCGGACCGGGTGATCCCGTCGATGCTGTAG
- the recQ gene encoding DNA helicase RecQ, whose amino-acid sequence MSPDSPLDAARRILNQTFGHAAFRGLQEAVIGEVLAGKSALAVLPTGGGKSLCYQIPSMALPGLGLVVSPLIALMADQVAGLRQMGVAAARLDSTASPAERRETWEAIEAGTLDLLYVSPEGLMQPSMLERLSQLRLALVAIDEAHCVSQWGHDFRPEYRTLGRLAELFPTTPRLAVTATADARTREDIRAELRLEGCLEFVDSFARPELILSAERKTGRGRNRVIELVQARRGRSGVVYSGSRDGADSLAAELAEAGVPALAYHAGLDKQVRADRLTRFLDADEAVMVATIAFGMGVDKPDVRYVIHADPPASIEAYWQEIGRAGRDGEPAEGITLYSSADLSWALRRIETRELADEVRMVQVRKARQLYAMLEGMGCRAAAVRRYFGEDQVEPCGQCDLCLEPPAAVDASLAAQKALSAVHRLNGRFGRGRVVDHLLGKTKEPTPFEAGLSTFGVGTEFSPAGWRDLIDQLLFEGLLREDPNDGRPLLALGDGEAVRAVYRGERKVGLRRAPEAHDPTTRSGRPRKSRGGVPLAVDAADMALFDALRAWRRQEAARQAVPPYVIFHDRTLAEMAEIKPRERSVLARIGGVGQGKLDRYGEAILAITANY is encoded by the coding sequence GTGAGCCCCGATTCCCCCCTCGATGCGGCCCGCCGGATCCTCAACCAGACCTTCGGCCATGCCGCCTTCCGCGGCCTGCAGGAGGCGGTGATCGGCGAGGTGCTGGCCGGCAAGAGCGCCCTGGCCGTGCTGCCCACCGGCGGCGGCAAGAGCCTGTGCTACCAGATCCCCAGCATGGCCCTGCCCGGCCTGGGCCTGGTGGTTTCACCCCTGATCGCGCTGATGGCCGACCAGGTCGCGGGGCTGCGCCAGATGGGCGTGGCGGCGGCGCGCCTGGACTCCACCGCCTCGCCGGCCGAGCGGCGCGAGACCTGGGAGGCGATCGAGGCCGGGACGCTGGACCTGCTCTATGTCTCGCCCGAAGGGCTGATGCAGCCCTCGATGCTGGAGCGGCTGTCGCAGCTGCGCCTGGCCCTGGTGGCGATCGACGAGGCGCACTGCGTCAGCCAGTGGGGCCACGACTTCCGCCCGGAATACCGGACCCTGGGACGGCTGGCCGAGCTGTTCCCGACCACGCCGCGCCTGGCGGTGACCGCCACCGCCGACGCCCGCACCCGCGAGGACATCCGCGCCGAGCTGCGCCTGGAGGGCTGCCTCGAGTTCGTCGACAGCTTCGCCCGGCCCGAGCTGATCCTGTCGGCCGAGCGCAAGACCGGCCGCGGCCGTAACCGGGTGATCGAGCTGGTCCAGGCGCGGCGCGGGCGCTCGGGCGTGGTCTATTCCGGCTCCAGAGACGGCGCCGACAGCCTGGCGGCGGAGCTGGCCGAGGCGGGCGTCCCGGCCCTGGCCTATCACGCGGGCCTGGACAAGCAGGTGCGCGCCGACCGCCTGACCAGGTTCCTGGACGCCGACGAGGCGGTGATGGTGGCGACCATCGCCTTCGGCATGGGGGTCGACAAGCCGGACGTGCGCTATGTGATCCACGCCGACCCGCCGGCCTCGATCGAGGCCTATTGGCAGGAGATCGGCCGGGCCGGGCGCGACGGCGAGCCGGCTGAGGGCATCACCCTCTATTCCTCCGCCGACCTCAGCTGGGCCCTGCGCCGCATCGAAACCCGCGAACTGGCGGACGAGGTGCGCATGGTGCAGGTGAGGAAGGCGCGCCAGCTCTACGCCATGCTGGAGGGCATGGGCTGCAGGGCCGCCGCCGTGCGCCGCTATTTCGGCGAGGACCAGGTCGAGCCCTGCGGCCAGTGCGACCTGTGCCTGGAACCGCCGGCGGCGGTGGATGCGAGCCTGGCCGCGCAGAAGGCCCTGTCGGCGGTGCACAGGCTGAACGGGCGCTTCGGCCGCGGGCGGGTGGTGGATCACCTCCTGGGCAAGACCAAGGAGCCGACGCCGTTCGAGGCGGGGCTGTCCACCTTCGGCGTCGGCACGGAATTCAGCCCGGCCGGCTGGCGCGACCTGATCGACCAGCTCTTGTTCGAGGGCCTGCTGCGCGAGGACCCCAATGACGGGCGCCCGCTCTTGGCCCTCGGCGACGGCGAAGCGGTGCGGGCGGTCTATCGCGGCGAGCGCAAGGTGGGCCTGCGGCGGGCGCCCGAGGCGCACGACCCCACCACCCGCTCCGGCCGCCCGCGCAAATCCCGCGGCGGGGTCCCGCTGGCGGTGGATGCGGCGGACATGGCCCTGTTCGACGCGCTGCGGGCCTGGCGCCGCCAGGAAGCCGCGCGCCAGGCGGTGCCGCCCTATGTGATCTTCCACGACCGCACCCTGGCCGAAATGGCCGAGATCAAGCCGCGGGAGCGCTCGGTCCTGGCCCGTATCGGCGGCGTCGGCCAGGGCAAGCTGGATCGCTATGGCGAGGCGATCCTGGCCATCACGGCGAACTACTGA
- a CDS encoding OsmC family protein: MAHGQHRYEVRVEWTGDRGEGTASYRAYDRDHVISAPGKPAIPGSSDPAFRGDAARWNPEELLVASVSACHKLWYLHLCSEAGIAVRAYVDAAEGLMVEDEKGGHFTSVTLRPEILIRAGDDAALAERLHHRAHELCFIANSVNFPIACEPVIRSA; encoded by the coding sequence ATGGCGCATGGCCAGCATCGCTACGAGGTCAGGGTGGAGTGGACCGGCGACCGGGGCGAGGGCACGGCGAGCTACAGGGCCTATGACCGCGACCATGTGATCAGCGCGCCGGGCAAGCCGGCGATCCCCGGCTCGTCCGACCCGGCCTTCCGCGGCGACGCGGCGCGCTGGAACCCCGAGGAGCTGCTGGTCGCCTCGGTCTCGGCCTGCCACAAGCTCTGGTACCTGCACCTCTGTTCCGAGGCCGGGATCGCCGTGCGCGCTTATGTCGACGCGGCCGAGGGGCTGATGGTCGAGGACGAAAAGGGCGGCCATTTCACGTCCGTCACCCTGCGCCCGGAGATCCTGATCCGCGCCGGCGACGACGCGGCCCTGGCTGAGCGCCTGCACCACCGGGCGCACGAGCTCTGCTTCATCGCCAATTCGGTGAACTTCCCCATCGCCTGCGAGCCGGTGATCCGCTCGGCTTAG
- the zapE gene encoding cell division protein ZapE — protein sequence MVQSLSTAYRERLRSGEIKPDAAQAAAVEALARLESELNALAEPGFGFALFKKPKAPRGVYLWGPVGRGKSMLMDLFFDSAPVTRKRRVHFQAFMAEVHALVGEWRKGDAAARKARFGQTKGDDPIPPVAEYIAEQAKLLCFDELQVTDIADAMILGRLFEHLFERGVVLVATSNRPPDDLYKDGINRQLFLPFIALIQERLELVAVRGPSDYRLDRLRAARVYFTPLDAAAETGFDALWRDLLGGMEETGATLEVLGRQVRLPRAAGGLVRASFASLCATALGPQDYLAVAARFHTVFLEAVPVLGAERRNEARRFVDLIDSLYEAGARLVVLAAAEPDALYPAGDGAFEFERTASRLHEMRSADWLENARD from the coding sequence ATGGTCCAGTCCCTTTCCACCGCCTATCGCGAACGGCTCAGGTCCGGCGAGATCAAGCCCGACGCGGCCCAGGCGGCGGCGGTCGAGGCGCTGGCGCGGCTGGAGAGCGAGCTGAACGCCCTGGCCGAACCGGGCTTCGGCTTTGCCCTGTTCAAGAAGCCGAAGGCGCCGCGCGGGGTCTATCTCTGGGGCCCGGTGGGCCGCGGCAAGTCCATGCTGATGGACCTGTTCTTCGACTCCGCTCCGGTGACGCGCAAGCGGCGCGTGCACTTCCAGGCTTTCATGGCCGAGGTCCACGCCCTGGTCGGCGAGTGGCGCAAGGGCGACGCCGCCGCGCGCAAAGCGCGCTTCGGCCAGACCAAGGGCGACGATCCAATCCCCCCCGTCGCCGAATACATCGCCGAGCAGGCCAAGCTTCTTTGCTTCGACGAACTGCAGGTCACCGACATTGCCGACGCCATGATCCTGGGGCGGCTGTTCGAGCACCTGTTCGAGCGCGGGGTGGTGCTGGTCGCTACCTCCAACAGGCCGCCGGACGACCTCTACAAGGACGGCATCAACCGCCAGCTTTTTCTGCCCTTCATCGCCCTGATCCAGGAGCGGCTGGAGCTGGTGGCGGTGCGTGGGCCATCGGACTACCGACTGGATCGCTTACGGGCGGCGCGGGTCTATTTCACCCCGCTGGACGCCGCCGCCGAGACCGGTTTCGACGCCCTCTGGCGCGACCTCCTGGGCGGGATGGAGGAAACCGGGGCCACGCTCGAGGTTCTCGGCCGCCAGGTGCGCCTGCCCCGCGCCGCCGGGGGCCTCGTCCGCGCCTCCTTCGCCAGCCTCTGCGCCACGGCGCTGGGGCCGCAGGACTATCTGGCGGTCGCGGCGCGGTTCCACACTGTCTTCCTGGAGGCCGTGCCGGTCCTCGGGGCCGAGCGACGCAACGAGGCGCGGCGCTTCGTCGACCTGATCGATTCCCTCTACGAGGCTGGGGCGCGGCTGGTGGTGCTGGCGGCGGCCGAGCCCGACGCCCTCTATCCCGCCGGCGACGGCGCCTTCGAATTCGAGCGCACCGCCTCGCGCCTGCACGAGATGCGCTCGGCCGACTGGCTGGAGAATGCGCGCGACTAG
- the rlmH gene encoding 23S rRNA (pseudouridine(1915)-N(3))-methyltransferase RlmH, with translation MKVTLLTVGRLGRAPEAALAKDYAERASAAGRSLGLGPVEIVEVEGRKPGKAAEAEALSPHLAGAHVIACDEHGKAFTSRAFAGRIERLRDDGTRRLVLVIGGADGLDLQVLAAASETLAFGIQTWPHALVRAMLAEQVYRAVTILAGAPYHRD, from the coding sequence ATGAAGGTCACCCTCCTCACCGTCGGCCGCTTGGGCCGGGCGCCGGAAGCGGCGCTCGCGAAGGACTATGCCGAGCGCGCGAGCGCCGCCGGGCGTTCGCTGGGCCTGGGGCCGGTCGAGATCGTCGAAGTCGAGGGGCGCAAGCCGGGCAAGGCCGCCGAGGCCGAGGCCCTGTCGCCGCACCTGGCCGGCGCCCACGTCATCGCCTGCGACGAACACGGCAAGGCCTTCACCTCCCGCGCCTTCGCCGGCCGTATCGAGCGGCTGCGCGACGACGGGACCCGGCGGCTGGTGCTGGTGATCGGCGGGGCGGACGGGCTCGACCTGCAGGTCCTCGCCGCCGCCAGCGAAACCCTCGCCTTCGGGATCCAGACCTGGCCGCACGCCCTGGTGCGCGCCATGCTGGCCGAGCAGGTCTATCGCGCAGTCACCATCCTGGCTGGCGCGCCCTATCACCGCGATTGA
- the rsfS gene encoding ribosome silencing factor, with amino-acid sequence MHRDAAPSAHEGQAQSAEPSIEDQSSPVSTEGLQERILARLDDDKAQDIVLIDLKDKSSVADCMIVASGRSHRHVGALADHLLRLLKDLGAGKARVEGLPDCNWVLIDAGDIIVHLFRPEVRVFYNLEKIWSVDSPHRAAAN; translated from the coding sequence CTGCATCGCGATGCCGCGCCGAGTGCGCACGAAGGTCAGGCCCAGTCGGCCGAGCCTTCCATAGAGGACCAGTCTAGTCCCGTTTCGACGGAAGGACTGCAGGAACGGATTCTGGCCCGTCTCGACGACGACAAGGCGCAGGACATCGTCCTTATCGACTTGAAGGACAAAAGCTCGGTGGCCGATTGCATGATCGTCGCTTCCGGGCGTTCGCACCGCCATGTCGGCGCCCTGGCCGACCACCTGCTGCGCCTGTTGAAGGATCTCGGCGCCGGAAAGGCCCGGGTCGAGGGCCTGCCGGACTGCAACTGGGTCCTGATCGACGCCGGGGACATCATCGTCCATCTGTTCCGGCCCGAGGTGCGCGTGTTCTACAACCTCGAAAAGATCTGGTCGGTCGACTCCCCGCACCGCGCGGCGGCGAACTGA
- a CDS encoding nicotinate-nucleotide adenylyltransferase: protein MWFAGPVRRVPEAGRPDALRLGFSLQPGMRVGLFGGSFNPAHEGHAHVAETALTRLGLDRVIWLVSPQNPLKTAQPDSLRMRMAKAARFARGPKMIVSDIETRLGVRYTIDLIRILQARFPGVKFVWIMGADSLASFHRWRGWSEIQANIPIAVVSRPGSELRGGLAPAARRFAAARRPAGFARRLATTDPPAWVYIPAQLNHASSTKIRDAKVASEIHA, encoded by the coding sequence ATGTGGTTCGCGGGTCCGGTCCGGCGCGTTCCTGAGGCCGGCCGCCCCGACGCGCTGAGACTGGGCTTTTCGCTCCAGCCCGGCATGCGGGTCGGCCTGTTCGGCGGCTCGTTCAACCCAGCGCATGAGGGCCATGCCCATGTTGCGGAGACGGCGCTGACGCGCCTGGGGCTCGACCGGGTGATCTGGCTGGTCTCGCCGCAGAACCCCCTGAAGACCGCCCAGCCAGACAGCCTCAGGATGCGGATGGCCAAGGCGGCGCGTTTCGCCCGCGGCCCGAAGATGATCGTTTCGGACATCGAGACGCGCCTCGGCGTCCGCTACACCATCGACCTGATCCGCATCCTCCAGGCCCGCTTTCCGGGGGTGAAGTTCGTCTGGATCATGGGCGCCGACAGCCTGGCCAGCTTCCACAGGTGGCGCGGCTGGAGCGAAATCCAGGCCAACATCCCGATCGCCGTGGTCTCCCGCCCCGGCTCGGAGCTGCGCGGCGGCCTCGCCCCCGCCGCCCGGCGCTTCGCCGCCGCCCGTCGTCCGGCCGGTTTCGCCCGGCGCCTGGCGACCACCGACCCGCCCGCCTGGGTCTATATTCCGGCGCAGCTGAACCACGCCTCCTCGACCAAGATCAGGGACGCAAAGGTCGCATCCGAGATTCACGCCTGA
- a CDS encoding aldehyde dehydrogenase family protein — protein MTVAALDKLEVGQPIPFGGNRVARVSAALAEQFQAGDSLIVVQDTGALLHVPAAVQAVADRAVGRAHEAFRRMGQVSDSQISRFFEAFAARLEDEAAWGAIAAANAQDVDSARARGRSTTRLAVSAAMRRDMIAGLKEWAAAEGARGRVLERIDHAGWSLEQVAAPLGVVGFVFEGRPNVFADATGVLRTGNTVVFRIGGDALGTAKAIVAEALDPALAAAGLPEGAASLVESAEHAAGWAMFADPRLSLAVARGSGPAVAQLGGVARQTGTPVSLHGTGGAWLVADKSADAARFAEAVYHSLDRKVCNTLNVCCIARERADELLPAFLDAIARAGRRRGGDVKLHVVEADLSALPADWRKARAKVRRADGEHDEAAVEALPLEGLAVEWEWEDTPELSLALVDGAEEAAALFNRFSPHFAVSLIAEDELAQKRFFEAVDAPFVGDGFTRWVDGQYALNRPELGLSNWQNGRLLARGGVLAGDSVFTVRARVRQTDLALDRQSPSPQSPSPKSDQHVVRGSGPARS, from the coding sequence ATGACCGTGGCCGCCCTGGACAAGCTGGAAGTTGGACAGCCGATCCCCTTTGGGGGGAACCGGGTCGCGCGGGTGTCGGCGGCGCTGGCCGAACAGTTCCAGGCCGGCGACAGCCTGATCGTCGTGCAGGACACCGGCGCCCTGCTGCACGTGCCGGCCGCAGTGCAGGCCGTCGCCGACCGGGCCGTGGGCCGGGCGCACGAAGCCTTCCGGCGCATGGGCCAGGTGTCGGACAGCCAGATCAGCCGCTTCTTCGAAGCCTTCGCCGCCCGGCTGGAGGACGAGGCCGCCTGGGGCGCGATCGCCGCCGCCAATGCGCAGGACGTGGACAGCGCCAGGGCACGCGGCCGCTCGACCACCCGCCTCGCCGTCAGCGCGGCCATGCGGCGGGACATGATAGCCGGCCTGAAGGAATGGGCCGCCGCCGAGGGCGCGCGCGGCCGGGTGCTGGAGCGGATCGACCACGCCGGCTGGAGCCTGGAGCAGGTCGCCGCGCCGCTGGGCGTCGTAGGATTCGTCTTCGAAGGCCGTCCCAACGTGTTCGCCGACGCCACCGGCGTCCTGCGCACCGGCAACACCGTCGTGTTCCGCATCGGCGGCGATGCGCTCGGCACCGCCAAGGCCATCGTCGCCGAGGCCCTGGACCCGGCCCTGGCCGCCGCCGGCCTGCCGGAGGGCGCCGCCAGCCTGGTCGAGAGCGCCGAGCACGCCGCCGGCTGGGCCATGTTCGCCGATCCGCGCCTGTCCCTGGCCGTGGCCCGCGGCTCGGGCCCCGCCGTGGCCCAGCTCGGCGGGGTGGCGCGCCAGACCGGCACGCCCGTCAGCCTGCACGGAACCGGCGGCGCCTGGCTGGTGGCGGACAAGAGCGCCGACGCCGCCCGCTTCGCCGAGGCCGTCTATCACTCGCTGGACCGCAAGGTCTGCAACACCCTGAACGTCTGCTGCATCGCCCGTGAGCGCGCGGACGAACTGCTGCCCGCCTTCCTGGACGCCATAGCCCGCGCCGGCCGCCGCCGCGGCGGCGACGTCAAGCTGCATGTGGTCGAGGCAGACCTTTCCGCCCTGCCCGCCGACTGGCGCAAGGCCCGCGCCAAGGTGCGCCGCGCCGACGGTGAACATGACGAGGCGGCGGTCGAGGCCCTGCCTCTGGAGGGCTTGGCTGTCGAATGGGAGTGGGAGGACACCCCCGAGCTCAGCCTCGCCCTGGTTGACGGCGCCGAGGAGGCCGCGGCCCTGTTCAACCGCTTCAGCCCCCACTTCGCCGTCAGCCTGATCGCCGAGGACGAGCTGGCGCAGAAGCGCTTCTTCGAGGCGGTGGACGCCCCCTTCGTCGGCGACGGCTTCACCCGCTGGGTCGATGGGCAATACGCCCTGAACCGGCCCGAACTCGGCCTCTCCAACTGGCAGAACGGCCGCCTCCTCGCCCGCGGCGGGGTCCTGGCCGGCGACAGCGTGTTCACCGTCCGCGCCCGGGTGCGCCAGACCGACCTGGCCCTCGACCGGCAATCTCCATCACCCCAATCGCCTTCACCCAAGTCAGATCAGCATGTGGTTCGCGGGTCCGGTCCGGCGCGTTCCTGA
- the proB gene encoding glutamate 5-kinase, with the protein MEALTDLASARRIVVKVGSALLIDPRTADADRAWLASLAADAARMKARGQQLLIVSSGAVALGRKRLGLMAKKLDLPQKQAAAAAGQSLLMHAWEEAFAPHAMTAAQVLLTRDDTETRRRWLNARATTETLLGLGVVPIVNENDTVVTEEIRYGDNDRLAARVAQMIGADLLVLLSDVDGLYTGDPRRDPGARHIPVVRELTPEIDAMAGGANAAAGVGTGGMATKLMAARIAAAAGCATLITIGGRPAPLGAVEAGAKATLFEPHVSPAAAYKAWIAGSLAPQGSVTVDAGAAAALRQGKSLLPAGVCQVEGRFEKGDAILIQAEDGREIARGLSRYDAADADRIKGLKSAAIEAVLGYTEGPTLIHADDLALGRG; encoded by the coding sequence CTGGAGGCCTTGACCGACCTCGCCTCCGCCCGGCGGATCGTGGTCAAGGTCGGCTCGGCGCTGCTGATCGATCCGCGCACCGCCGACGCCGACCGCGCCTGGCTGGCCAGCCTGGCCGCCGACGCCGCGCGGATGAAGGCCCGCGGCCAGCAGCTATTGATCGTCTCCTCCGGCGCCGTGGCCCTGGGCCGCAAGCGCCTGGGCCTGATGGCCAAGAAACTCGACCTGCCGCAGAAACAGGCCGCCGCCGCCGCCGGCCAGTCGCTGTTGATGCACGCCTGGGAAGAGGCCTTCGCCCCCCACGCCATGACCGCGGCCCAGGTGCTGCTCACCCGCGACGACACCGAGACCCGCCGCCGCTGGCTGAACGCGCGGGCGACCACCGAGACCCTCCTGGGCCTCGGCGTCGTGCCGATCGTCAATGAGAACGACACCGTGGTGACGGAAGAAATCCGCTACGGCGACAACGACCGCCTGGCCGCCCGCGTGGCCCAGATGATCGGCGCCGACCTCCTGGTGCTGCTCTCCGATGTCGATGGCCTCTACACCGGCGACCCGCGCCGCGATCCGGGCGCACGGCACATCCCGGTGGTGCGCGAGCTGACGCCCGAGATCGACGCCATGGCCGGCGGCGCCAACGCCGCGGCCGGTGTCGGCACCGGCGGCATGGCCACCAAGCTGATGGCCGCCCGCATCGCCGCCGCGGCCGGCTGCGCCACCCTGATCACCATCGGCGGCCGCCCCGCCCCTCTGGGCGCGGTCGAGGCCGGGGCCAAGGCCACCCTGTTCGAGCCCCACGTCTCCCCGGCCGCCGCCTACAAGGCCTGGATCGCCGGCTCGCTGGCGCCCCAGGGCTCGGTGACCGTCGACGCCGGCGCGGCCGCCGCCCTGCGCCAGGGCAAGTCCCTCCTGCCCGCCGGGGTGTGCCAGGTGGAGGGCCGCTTCGAAAAGGGCGACGCGATCCTGATCCAGGCCGAGGACGGCCGCGAAATCGCCCGCGGCCTCTCCCGCTACGACGCCGCCGACGCCGACCGCATCAAGGGCCTGAAGTCCGCCGCCATCGAAGCGGTGCTCGGCTACACCGAGGGGCCGACCCTGATCCACGCCGACGACTTGGCGCTTGGACGGGGATAG
- the obgE gene encoding GTPase ObgE: MKFLDQCKIFIRSGDGGGGAVSFRREKFIEYGGPDGGDGGHGGDVWIEAVDGLNTLIDYRYQQHFKAQTGGHGMGRNRHGANGEDIVLKVPVGAQVLDEDKETLICDLDKPGMRVRLLKGGNGGFGNAYFKGPINQAPDHANPGLPGEERWIWLRLKLIADAGLVGLPNAGKSTFLSAVSAAKPKIADYPFTTLTPGLGVVDLSTNERFVLADIPGLIEGASEGAGLGTRFLGHVERTAVLIHLIDGTQDDIVGAWRTVRGELEAYGEGLAEKPEILALNKVDALDEDSRILLAEELAEAAGRMPMLVSGVSGEGVEEVLRAAHIEIRAARESERAIEGPKDEGWRP; encoded by the coding sequence ATGAAATTCCTCGACCAGTGCAAGATCTTCATCCGCTCCGGCGACGGCGGCGGAGGCGCGGTCTCGTTCCGGCGCGAGAAGTTCATCGAATATGGCGGCCCGGACGGCGGCGACGGCGGCCATGGCGGCGACGTGTGGATCGAGGCGGTTGATGGCCTCAACACCCTGATCGACTACCGCTACCAGCAACATTTCAAGGCCCAGACCGGCGGCCATGGCATGGGCCGCAACCGCCACGGCGCCAATGGCGAGGACATCGTGCTCAAGGTCCCCGTGGGCGCCCAGGTGCTGGACGAGGACAAGGAGACCCTGATCTGCGACCTCGACAAGCCGGGGATGCGGGTCAGGCTCTTGAAAGGCGGCAACGGAGGCTTCGGCAACGCCTATTTCAAGGGCCCGATCAACCAGGCCCCCGACCACGCCAATCCCGGCCTGCCGGGCGAGGAGCGCTGGATCTGGCTGCGGCTGAAGCTGATCGCCGATGCGGGCCTGGTGGGCCTGCCCAACGCCGGCAAGTCGACCTTCCTCTCGGCCGTCTCGGCGGCCAAGCCCAAGATCGCCGACTATCCCTTCACCACCCTGACGCCGGGCCTGGGCGTGGTCGATCTTTCCACCAACGAACGCTTCGTCCTCGCCGACATCCCCGGCCTGATCGAGGGCGCCTCGGAAGGCGCCGGCCTTGGCACCCGCTTCCTGGGCCATGTGGAGCGCACCGCCGTCCTGATCCACCTGATCGACGGGACCCAGGACGATATCGTGGGCGCCTGGCGCACCGTGCGCGGTGAGCTGGAGGCCTATGGCGAGGGCCTGGCGGAAAAGCCCGAGATCCTGGCGCTGAACAAGGTCGACGCCCTGGATGAGGATAGCCGCATCCTGCTCGCCGAGGAACTGGCCGAGGCTGCGGGGCGCATGCCCATGCTGGTCTCCGGCGTCTCTGGCGAAGGGGTCGAGGAGGTGCTGCGCGCCGCCCATATCGAAATCCGCGCCGCGCGGGAGAGCGAGCGGGCCATCGAAGGCCCCAAGGATGAGGGCTGGAGGCCTTGA
- a CDS encoding GNAT family N-acetyltransferase, producing the protein MSVIERTPKIETRRLALRAPAFSDAPRVAALANDLGVARMTTRIPHPYSRGEAEGFLARMAALDYRREAVFAIEHEDDGVVGLIGMHPTGQFGPEIGYWLGRPWWGRGFATEAALALLSWIKQEKRARAVISGHFIDNPASGRVLQKAGFLYTGVIEPRYSTARDAVVDTRMMVWIA; encoded by the coding sequence ATGAGCGTCATCGAACGAACGCCCAAGATCGAGACCCGCAGGCTGGCCCTGCGCGCCCCGGCCTTTTCCGACGCGCCGCGCGTGGCGGCCCTGGCCAATGACCTCGGCGTGGCGCGGATGACCACCCGCATTCCGCACCCCTACAGCCGCGGCGAGGCCGAGGGCTTCCTGGCCCGCATGGCCGCCCTGGACTATCGCCGCGAGGCGGTGTTCGCCATCGAGCACGAGGACGACGGCGTGGTCGGCCTGATAGGCATGCATCCCACCGGCCAGTTCGGCCCGGAGATCGGCTACTGGCTGGGCCGGCCCTGGTGGGGCCGCGGCTTCGCCACCGAGGCGGCCTTGGCGCTCTTGTCCTGGATCAAGCAGGAGAAGCGCGCCCGCGCGGTGATCAGCGGCCACTTCATCGACAACCCCGCCTCGGGCCGTGTGCTGCAGAAGGCCGGCTTCCTCTACACCGGCGTCATCGAGCCCCGCTATTCCACCGCCCGCGACGCGGTGGTGGACACGCGGATGATGGTCTGGATCGCCTGA
- the rpmA gene encoding 50S ribosomal protein L27, giving the protein MAHKKSGGSSRNGRDSDGRRLGVKKFGGEQVLAGNIIVRQRGTKFWPGANVGLGKDHTLFATANGAVKFVTKRDDRTYVNVVAAAAEPAE; this is encoded by the coding sequence ATGGCACACAAGAAATCCGGCGGCTCTTCGCGTAACGGTCGCGATTCCGATGGCCGCCGCCTTGGCGTAAAGAAGTTCGGCGGCGAGCAGGTGCTGGCCGGCAACATCATCGTCCGCCAGCGCGGCACCAAGTTCTGGCCGGGCGCCAATGTCGGCCTTGGCAAGGACCATACCCTCTTCGCCACCGCCAACGGCGCTGTGAAGTTCGTCACCAAGCGCGACGACCGAACCTATGTAAACGTCGTGGCCGCCGCGGCCGAGCCGGCCGAATAG